The genome window TGATGTAAGATTAATCCAACCTTAGAATCTGCAGAAATAATATTAACCAACCTCAAAATCTGCACAAATATTAATTCAAGAATGTAAGCAATAGAATGCATGTTTCCAAAATCACCAAAGGAACTTACATACCAGCATCATCAGAATCACCAAGCTGTTGCTGATGGATTTTTCCATTAGTGTAGTCCTTAACATGTTGCCAAGGACATTCATCATTGTTGCATTTTCCTCGAAGCTCATACATGCAAAGTGGCCAAAATGGATCAACTATAGGACTGCAGGTATAAGAACCAAATTCTCTTCCGCTTAAGTCTTTAATTGTGTTTGCTGTTGCATTGCTCCTCTGAATCTCATCAAAGTTAACACAAGCACCCTcttcattatatatattgttatccTGACTTTGATGATTTCTGGTCCGCAATTTTACTAAACTGTTTGGCAACGCAACCTTCAGATGACCAAATGCACTCCTCAATATtagaggaggagaagaagatatAGAAGCTGGCAAGCCAACTTGTCTAGTAGATAATCTGCAATCCTGAGAATCAGTAGTGGAGTGAGATTTCGAAGAAAATTTTTCAGTTTGGCTCTGTTTCCGGATCTCAAGAGGAGCCTCAAGGATACTTCCCTCTTGCCTATCAATGCCTGGATTAGGGAAACCAATAAGAGACagaaaacaaacaacaaagtaacacattaaccaataaaaaatcaagCAGAATAAATCATTTTACTCTGTGATTAATATTAAAAGGATACTTATAACTGATGATATACATAATATTGAGCTTTGGTTACAAGTTTGACCACAATTTCTAAAAGCTATAGACAGTCTTGATCTGATTAGATTCAGAAAAATAAGTACTAGTTACTACATTCAGAATTGCCAGTAATCCTCAGCATGaaatcaaaatatcaattgCCTAAAAACTTATTATGCTAGAATTTCCAAATACGGTTAGCCACACAAATCTTGCATTGCAATTATTGAGTTTGTCATTGCAAGAATGATTGTAAGGTTTTACAAATATACAGGCTAAACAACTAAATCACACATTTTCTCAAATTTATGTTTGCAtcaccccctccccccccccccccacccccttttcccccaaaaaaaagaacaacaccACCAAAAAGGAACAGTACTAATAAATTTGTCCAATAAAAAGTATGTAAAGGACTAGTAAATTTCTTAATGTATTTGAAAGACAATGAGAACCAAAACCACAAGTCTACTGAGGATATAGCTTTTTATTCTCCCTGAAGGTACCTCCATAATGTCATTTATATCCATTAATCTGATCACCTTCAACAGTAATACAGATGGTAAATGATGAGAATTTTATTTAGAAGCAAAAAGGAAATTTATACACCACCACTTGGGAAAAAAATGGCAAGAATGAGGATATGGTGGaactaaaattaattaaataactgGCATGTAAAAATAGTCTCTACTTTCAGCATGACACAAACagacaatttttattatatgcaGAAAAGGCCACCTCAGATACGTTCATCCAAAGGACATTACCTCCCAGATCAAATTTTCCATCTTTCTCTACCCCCGGGAATGGACCATTGCCAATTTGTGTTTTATCCTTTCCAACATCATTTTCAGCCCCTTGTTCCACTACAGACTCTGTGTTGTCACATGAACCACTATCTTTTGATATAGTTCTTGTCCCTAGCCGAGCAAATAGTTCAGATCTTAGTGCTGCTTCAAGAAGCAAAGTATCCTGGGAgctatcaattaaaatttttttgtgcaaCTCATCACTAATGTCATTTTGCCCATCTTCaagatttttctcttttatatggCATTCAATGTTGGGTTGTATAGACTCAGGGTCAAATGGAAATGtctcttcatcttcatctacTGAATTATTTGGATCAGTGAATGGAGAGCAAACTCCATCTACAGTATTCTTGCCACTACGAGTCAATGGCTCTGATGTACTACCATCTGGTTCACTGCAAGGTTCTGACTCCAAATTATGTCCATTGACATGCCAATGAGTTCTATTGGTGGGAGCACTATCGACACATTGGATATTTGAATCACACCCTGGTTGATCAAAACCATCAAAGACGGGCTGCAACTGATGACTAGCCGTGGGTATTAGATTCACATTTTCAGGCACGATATTTGGGGGATCCAAACCCATTGCAGCATCTTCATGCTGCATTGAGGACGACAGTAAACTGGAATTCTGCATAAGATAAGATCGCAAGTTTGCTGAATAGATTTCCCTTCTGCGATAAAGATCAGTACATCTAGCATTAGCCACAACCAAAGCCTTCTGAGCTTTACGATAAGCTTTAAGAGcatttctttcttcaatttcaCACTTGCGCCTGAGTTCTTGTGCTTCCTCCAGGTCCTTGTCCAGTGATTCCTCCTTTTCAACTAAAGATTGCAGACTTATGTTGCTATGTCCTGAGACATTAGCATTGCCCAAATAATTCCAAAAGCTTGCATTGTTCAGCGATCCCTAAAATACGGtacatttatttaatatttttttatatgtataataCATGAATGataacaacagcaacaacaacaacttgaaagaaaacaatcaccaaaaaagagaaaaacgcTGCAAGCAGATGCGCATCAGAGGTCTGCAAATCTGGAGCTCAGAAACAAACCTGGCATATGTTGTTGAAAAAGGATTCATGTGCCTTATCGCTGGCTTCGACTTCATGATGGTCACTGTTTCTTACTGAATTGTTTTGAGTTGTTGCTTTTTTTAAGGAACCAGATGGTTGATGACCACTGATCTTACTTGGATGACTCAACTCAACAATGCTCTGTAATGttgaataatatcaataaataaaaacaacataaaGGAAAGCCTGAACTATGAAGATTCAAATACAGATACATGTGAGATTATCAGAACTTCATCATAAATGTTAGAAAATACTTAGGTCTGACAACAAAAGAACATTATAGGGTTCATTAACATAACTAGTAgacgagaaatttttttaataataattgtttCCTGCAGGTTTGTGAATAGCTTTAAGAAATACTGCACAATTCTTTTGATGAAATTTCTACAATGTTTATGTCCAGGCAGATCTATATGTAAAGGTACAATAATGTCCAGCAATATCAATCAAAGCTGATTATACAAAATTGAAACATGAAAAGTACAGcaaaaattatgaatatattACTTGGGCAGCTTGgacaagaaataaaataattaaacatacaATGAAGGAGCATTAATTAAGAAGCAGCaaatattgtttgattataataTTGACTTACTGAATTCTCTGGCAAAATATTGGAGGTTACATTTGGTAGAGGTGTAGTCTGGGTTAATGCAACACAAGAATCCACCTGCCTACTATTGTCAGACTGATTGCAACCACTATCAACATCAACACCTGCAGAGCATAACCACTGCATTAGCTGGGGCATCTCAAAGCATTCCTTGGCTAAGGTACAGAGTGAGTATGCAAATTATTACCATCTTTAGCTCTGCTGGGTATACTTTCTGGTATAACAGCAACCCGTTTGTCAATACTTGACTCTGCTCTACCTGAGGAAATCCCTCTACTGTCAGCCGTATTCCTGACCTGCATACTAGTGTTTTCCAATGCTGGCCCTTTTGATGGTAGAGTAGAATTTGTAGAAGGTATGTCTCGCTGGCCACCTGGACTTGGCTGGGTATTAAAAGATCCACTAACTTTTAAGCGTTTCTTGTCTGGCTCTTTTGGTTCTGACTGTAAAGAGTTAGCACCAGTTGCATTGAATCTCCTAGCTGTATTGTTGCTTAGGTTCATTGCATTATAATCCCTATATGGAACTAAAGCAGATTCCTTAGTTTGCAGGGCAGACTTGTACTTCAATTCAATTTCACGAAGTGCAATCTGTTGCCGCAAATCCTGAAGTTTATTATTGTTCAAGCCCACACTTTGGTCAAACCCACGCTCTcggcttgcaaaatttttgttgaGGGCATTCAAATTTCTGCCTCGTGATCCTTGATCAACAGTTGAAGGCCCGGCACCTTTGGAATTGGCTCCCTGGATAGAGTTCATCGATGGCGTAAATGTGCGACTTGAAGACAACTTTTTGGGCATTACTTTGTTTATATTTCTGGCTGTCTGCCTTAACATGTTTGATTTTGGTAGTGAAGGAACAGGTACCCTTCGGTTGCTGTTCACCACAGTCATGTTGCCTTTACCTGAAGCTTTCTCCTGTCCATACTCTTCAGAGTCACTGCCACTGTCATCATCTGAGAATCTTATAACAAGATTATTATTGTTGGGCCCCAAAGGAGCACGCCACCCAGGCATAGCAGATTTAAGTGGGACTCGGTTTTTATCAAAGCTCTTTTGAGGAATTGGTGGTAAAGATGTTCGGGACTGGACATCAATGGAGCTTGCTGATGAATTACAAGAAATAACCTTACCTGAGAATTAGATATAATCCTAAGAAAGATACTTATAAAAGAAGAATATTTataccaaaacaaaattcaatccCAAAAggtaatttaataaataaaaggaaagaaaaaatgaacaCTTTCCAAACCATAAGAAAGCACCATGAAAGATTCAAATTTAGAAAGAGATCGGATATATAGCCTCAAATCCAACCCCACCATCACAATGTAAATAAAAGATATGCTGAGAGGATAagattattacaaatttaaaaggaAAGAGAATGTATGACAATAGTCCTGATCTTGTGGCAGGTGCAAGAGAACAAAGAGGAGTATGATGGCAAGAGGATATGATTCTACATAAAagatacactttttttttataagtagatTCTACATAAAAGATACACAGATGTAGATTTCATTGCTTCTCTACCTTTTCGCTTGTAattctcattcttttgtatttctttaGGCTAGCTTGCATTTACAAGGTGGTTCTTTTgcttcaataaaattacattataaaaaaaattctagacaTATTAACTTATCAATTTACTCTACATACATCTGTGAATTAATTATTTCATATACAATGCAAAATAACATCTACTCTCACATTAATAAGAACATCACAGTGACAAAAATAAGGTCCAAACAGAGTCAGTTTGCAATTTTGGGTGCAAATCCGAGGTTGGGTACTCtatatgaaacttttttttccatataaaattaaattgtaacaatttgAGCCATGGTTCTCCACCAAAAGGAGACCAAGCATTGTCACTAAGCCACAGGGCTCCTGGCTGTACTCTATATGAAACATCCTGACACATAGGGTTATGAAATTAATACAACAGGCTTCATTAGGTTCTCTTACATCAATTAGGAAATCAAATACTGggttcaaattttatattcctCACTTAGTAGATCAAATGTGCGACAATTGAATAAGAACTTACTAGCCTCATGCATGTGCTACGCACATACTCAGATTTTTGTAAATTCATTCAtattcaaagaaaaacaaaaacaaaaaaagtaactGTTTAGATGTGacagaattttgaaaatttcagtAATTAtagttttatcaaaattttaaattactgATAGTTACAATTATAGACTAAATGTGGGTATGGGAGTCAAATAAATAGGGgattttttcattttgactatttatattttacctttttattttattccaatGTTTCTTTTAATCATTTGTCAACTACTTTTTTCtccttaatttttgtttttgggaaaatATATTTGAACTAAACAGCAGTTGTAGTTTTGGAAATAGTGAAAAGTTGACACCAAGGCTCCCAATCTCAATTAAAAAGGTCGTTTTCAGTCTCAATTAACTAAACTTTATTAGAGTTTATGAATGGTCCAGAAGTTATCAAACTATTGATCAAAACTGAGAAAATAGATTAATATTAACATCAGCAAAATTATCGAATTTGTCAAACTTTAAACATTGAATGAGACATATGGGATGATAGATCTTGATCTTTCTTCATTAATGTCATGCTCTTTCAATGGAAACTAATGAACTTGACCATAAAACCAAACCTAAgcttgcccaaaaaaaaatgaacaatcacACTTACTTTCCTTGTGTTTAGCTTGTAAGATTTACCTGGTGGAATGCCTTGGGCGCCTTTGTTTGCTGAAAAAACTGGCACAGGCCCTGAAGGCGGTGCAACAGTACCAACAGACTGTGCAGCAGAGCCAACAGGATTTTCCTGTGGGCCAGAAATTTCAAATAACCCATttagatttcaaaatcatcttccacaacattttcaaacaaaatttagagTAAAAACGAAAATCAAGTAAGCTCCTTATAAGAACATCAATTTCACTACAacgaaatgaaaaaaaaaaaatgtaacatcACAATTTCAAAATGTTAAGAACCCTAAAAATTATTCACgctaaatataaaaatcaacaaattgcgAACCATTAAAGcttatataaactaaaaaataactaattaaattcaaataaaattttcggTAAGGCCTTGCGGTAGCTAAAATTgtacgaaaagaaaaataaattgtagCTTCTAAATCTCAGATTCATTATCATTTGGGACTACTCGACCTAATACAACTATGTATCTTGTTCTAAGTAAAAGCTCCTTATCAGTGGACAAAactgaagaagaacaaaaaaaaaaaaaaaaagaatgatttcCTCTattttcctctgttttctcaGCAACCAGACAGAGGCCAAGTAATGAGAAACGGCACgtaaacacaaaaatcaagcattgaactagatgaaaccaaaaatacaataaaactaGCTGAAAGTTTGAATATGAGCTAGGGTTTTGGAGAGCAATACGTCATTGTTGTTGTCGTCGCCGCCGTCGGCTTCGTCGGAAGATAGCTCGCCTTCTTCTTTGGCCTTGGAAGGCTTTTCGGAGAGCTCCGTGTTGGGATTCGAATTCGTAGGCTCTGACGCAGTGGCTTTTGCCCTAGCTTCATCGATCTCCtccatttctctctctagaaaaaagaaagctttCACTCTCTAGAAAACGGTTATATAAGGCACGGGAAAAACGGAGCAGTGAGGAATTGAAGAGGAAAGAGGGGGCTGGACAGTGCGAGAATGCACATAATTGAAGAGAGCGAAAGCTTTGGGGCGGTGTCGAAGCTGCTTGTATAAAATGACTCAAATACCCTTGGTTTGTACTAAAATTACCGTCCCAGGTCGTTTATTACTCGTTAGTCGTTAATGCTCGTCACTCTCAGTCGTCCTTTTAGAAGAATGACAAATGACTTTTTGCCCGAagtaaatttctttct of Quercus lobata isolate SW786 chromosome 8, ValleyOak3.0 Primary Assembly, whole genome shotgun sequence contains these proteins:
- the LOC115957294 gene encoding uncharacterized protein LOC115957294 isoform X1, translating into MEEIDEARAKATASEPTNSNPNTELSEKPSKAKEEGELSSDEADGGDDNNNDENPVGSAAQSVGTVAPPSGPVPVFSANKGAQGIPPGKVISCNSSASSIDVQSRTSLPPIPQKSFDKNRVPLKSAMPGWRAPLGPNNNNLVIRFSDDDSGSDSEEYGQEKASGKGNMTVVNSNRRVPVPSLPKSNMLRQTARNINKVMPKKLSSSRTFTPSMNSIQGANSKGAGPSTVDQGSRGRNLNALNKNFASRERGFDQSVGLNNNKLQDLRQQIALREIELKYKSALQTKESALVPYRDYNAMNLSNNTARRFNATGANSLQSEPKEPDKKRLKVSGSFNTQPSPGGQRDIPSTNSTLPSKGPALENTSMQVRNTADSRGISSGRAESSIDKRVAVIPESIPSRAKDGVDVDSGCNQSDNSRQVDSCVALTQTTPLPNVTSNILPENSSIVELSHPSKISGHQPSGSLKKATTQNNSVRNSDHHEVEASDKAHESFFNNICQGSLNNASFWNYLGNANVSGHSNISLQSLVEKEESLDKDLEEAQELRRKCEIEERNALKAYRKAQKALVVANARCTDLYRRREIYSANLRSYLMQNSSLLSSSMQHEDAAMGLDPPNIVPENVNLIPTASHQLQPVFDGFDQPGCDSNIQCVDSAPTNRTHWHVNGHNLESEPCSEPDGSTSEPLTRSGKNTVDGVCSPFTDPNNSVDEDEETFPFDPESIQPNIECHIKEKNLEDGQNDISDELHKKILIDSSQDTLLLEAALRSELFARLGTRTISKDSGSCDNTESVVEQGAENDVGKDKTQIGNGPFPGVEKDGKFDLGGIDRQEGSILEAPLEIRKQSQTEKFSSKSHSTTDSQDCRLSTRQVGLPASISSSPPLILRSAFGHLKVALPNSLVKLRTRNHQSQDNNIYNEEGACVNFDEIQRSNATANTIKDLSGREFGSYTCSPIVDPFWPLCMYELRGKCNNDECPWQHVKDYTNGKIHQQQLGDSDDADSKVGLILHQRMCTGATKGPKYDYLTSPTYLVGLDMLKADPQSYESFLAGRNGRWWKKCFSLSLAISNLRQKPFPVDGPFLHGNDGRIEIYGNWNRQSSYFQSRNRKLNQLERDVADYDQSLEMALNTLNQEDNKQEGVEKVLLLLSRALETDPTSVTLWITYLLIYYSNRNSRRKDDMFSYAVKQNEGSYELWLMYINSRMQLDDRMVAYDAALKALCHHASASDWDGMHASSCILDLFLQMMDCLCMSGNVEKAIQRSYGLFPTTTNSDEPYSLSLSDILACLTVSDKCVYWVCCVYLVIYRKLPDGVVHRFECEKELLEIEWPVVHLIDDEKQRALELVEAAVESVDSYIYTESRKSEINLRSAQCFAVNHIRSMVALGSLECLRNLLDKYVKLYPSCLELVQISARIQNHDFGDVSFVGFEKAISNWPKEVPGIQCIWNQYVEHALRNGKFNFAEELMARWFHSVWKDNYIQNGLLEAVDGGTCNPSGSQGLVSNSNPKQIDIMFGYLNLALHKLLQNDRNEACLAIDRAMKSAIPEYFKHCLREHAMFLLTDELLSREDSPVTEIRNMLEGYLDDAHAFPISEPLSRKFIGEIKKQRVQWLLSNILSPVSIDSSLVNSVLEVWYGPSLLPEKVGELKDLVDFVEAILEILPSNYPLAISVCKLLSRHDNSNASASVLFWASLNLVSAIFHAIPIPPEYVWVEAAGILGNIAGNEAISERFYERAFSVYPFSVKLWKSYYDLSKKTTGNTSSVVEAAKEKGIELD
- the LOC115957294 gene encoding uncharacterized protein LOC115957294 isoform X2 — encoded protein: MEEIDEARAKATASEPTNSNPNTELSEKPSKAKEEGELSSDEADGGDDNNNDENPVGSAAQSVGTVAPPSGPVPVFSANKGAQGIPPASSIDVQSRTSLPPIPQKSFDKNRVPLKSAMPGWRAPLGPNNNNLVIRFSDDDSGSDSEEYGQEKASGKGNMTVVNSNRRVPVPSLPKSNMLRQTARNINKVMPKKLSSSRTFTPSMNSIQGANSKGAGPSTVDQGSRGRNLNALNKNFASRERGFDQSVGLNNNKLQDLRQQIALREIELKYKSALQTKESALVPYRDYNAMNLSNNTARRFNATGANSLQSEPKEPDKKRLKVSGSFNTQPSPGGQRDIPSTNSTLPSKGPALENTSMQVRNTADSRGISSGRAESSIDKRVAVIPESIPSRAKDGVDVDSGCNQSDNSRQVDSCVALTQTTPLPNVTSNILPENSSIVELSHPSKISGHQPSGSLKKATTQNNSVRNSDHHEVEASDKAHESFFNNICQGSLNNASFWNYLGNANVSGHSNISLQSLVEKEESLDKDLEEAQELRRKCEIEERNALKAYRKAQKALVVANARCTDLYRRREIYSANLRSYLMQNSSLLSSSMQHEDAAMGLDPPNIVPENVNLIPTASHQLQPVFDGFDQPGCDSNIQCVDSAPTNRTHWHVNGHNLESEPCSEPDGSTSEPLTRSGKNTVDGVCSPFTDPNNSVDEDEETFPFDPESIQPNIECHIKEKNLEDGQNDISDELHKKILIDSSQDTLLLEAALRSELFARLGTRTISKDSGSCDNTESVVEQGAENDVGKDKTQIGNGPFPGVEKDGKFDLGGIDRQEGSILEAPLEIRKQSQTEKFSSKSHSTTDSQDCRLSTRQVGLPASISSSPPLILRSAFGHLKVALPNSLVKLRTRNHQSQDNNIYNEEGACVNFDEIQRSNATANTIKDLSGREFGSYTCSPIVDPFWPLCMYELRGKCNNDECPWQHVKDYTNGKIHQQQLGDSDDADSKVGLILHQRMCTGATKGPKYDYLTSPTYLVGLDMLKADPQSYESFLAGRNGRWWKKCFSLSLAISNLRQKPFPVDGPFLHGNDGRIEIYGNWNRQSSYFQSRNRKLNQLERDVADYDQSLEMALNTLNQEDNKQEGVEKVLLLLSRALETDPTSVTLWITYLLIYYSNRNSRRKDDMFSYAVKQNEGSYELWLMYINSRMQLDDRMVAYDAALKALCHHASASDWDGMHASSCILDLFLQMMDCLCMSGNVEKAIQRSYGLFPTTTNSDEPYSLSLSDILACLTVSDKCVYWVCCVYLVIYRKLPDGVVHRFECEKELLEIEWPVVHLIDDEKQRALELVEAAVESVDSYIYTESRKSEINLRSAQCFAVNHIRSMVALGSLECLRNLLDKYVKLYPSCLELVQISARIQNHDFGDVSFVGFEKAISNWPKEVPGIQCIWNQYVEHALRNGKFNFAEELMARWFHSVWKDNYIQNGLLEAVDGGTCNPSGSQGLVSNSNPKQIDIMFGYLNLALHKLLQNDRNEACLAIDRAMKSAIPEYFKHCLREHAMFLLTDELLSREDSPVTEIRNMLEGYLDDAHAFPISEPLSRKFIGEIKKQRVQWLLSNILSPVSIDSSLVNSVLEVWYGPSLLPEKVGELKDLVDFVEAILEILPSNYPLAISVCKLLSRHDNSNASASVLFWASLNLVSAIFHAIPIPPEYVWVEAAGILGNIAGNEAISERFYERAFSVYPFSVKLWKSYYDLSKKTTGNTSSVVEAAKEKGIELD